One genomic window of SAR202 cluster bacterium includes the following:
- a CDS encoding HAD family hydrolase: protein MPSKSLRAMVLDFDGVVLESNQIKAEAFRRLFSDYPEHGDAIVKLHLAHGGMSRFEKFRIIYRDFLKKPLGDDEMERLNRALGNLVDGQLMVCPFVRGAEEFLKTMAPRYPLFIASGTPQEELRGQMKRRGIAGYFKAIYGSPRKKAQILKDLMAEFSLTPGEVLFIGDAIDDYHGAVEAGTPFIARVPKGKNSPFPSEGVLMTVQDLADLTRCWDAPTKTS, encoded by the coding sequence ATGCCTTCAAAAAGTCTCCGAGCCATGGTCCTGGACTTCGATGGTGTGGTGCTGGAGTCCAATCAGATCAAGGCTGAAGCCTTTCGACGCCTTTTCTCGGACTACCCAGAGCATGGCGACGCCATTGTGAAGCTGCACCTTGCCCACGGCGGCATGTCGCGGTTTGAGAAGTTCCGCATTATATACCGCGATTTCTTGAAGAAGCCTCTAGGTGACGATGAGATGGAGCGGCTGAACCGGGCCCTTGGCAACCTTGTCGACGGGCAGTTGATGGTGTGCCCATTTGTCCGCGGCGCTGAAGAGTTTTTGAAGACGATGGCGCCAAGGTACCCGCTGTTCATTGCATCGGGCACGCCGCAGGAGGAGCTTCGCGGCCAGATGAAGCGCCGGGGCATTGCCGGGTATTTCAAGGCGATATACGGGTCGCCCAGGAAGAAGGCCCAGATACTGAAAGACCTTATGGCTGAGTTTAGCTTGACGCCCGGCGAGGTGCTGTTCATTGGCGACGCCATTGACGATTACCACGGGGCTGTGGAGGCAGGCACACCCTTCATAGCACGAGTGCCAAAGGGGAAAAACAGCCCATTTCCTAGCGAGGGTGTTCTGATGACTGTTCAAGATTTGGCGGACCTGACGCGGTGCTGGGACGCTCCGACAAAAACCAGCTAG